Proteins encoded in a region of the Paenibacillus sp. W2I17 genome:
- a CDS encoding nucleotidyltransferase yields MKAVGVIVEYNPLHNGHVYHLQEARRLSGADAVVAVMSGPFLQRGEPAIVGKRARTEMALHAGADLVLELPVAYAVQPAEWFAFGAVSLLHRTGIVDSLCFGSESGDLDSLQRIARVLAVEPAGMREDIVRRLREGASYPAAYAGAAAALAPGGVDAHDAAALLEQPNNSLGLHYLIALQRLGSAIQPFTAARTGAAYHETTPGPGAIASATAVRRLLMADGPDAAAPYVPAATLAILHREWQEGRAPIHWERFAQPLLHLAATRRASELERIAEVTEGLEHRLSRVLAQLPEPSVEALLNALKTKRYTRTKLQRMLAHLLLNHTKAECSPEQLAGGPGYLRVLGFNAQGQSLLKQMKKTASLPVVLKPSTFTHNQLELDIQAQVAYGLACEHRDTRKMFSDYYESPVRL; encoded by the coding sequence ATGAAAGCCGTAGGCGTCATTGTTGAATATAACCCCTTGCACAATGGGCATGTCTATCATTTGCAAGAAGCTCGGCGGCTAAGTGGCGCAGACGCCGTTGTTGCGGTCATGAGCGGCCCTTTTCTCCAGCGTGGCGAACCCGCCATCGTGGGTAAAAGGGCGCGCACTGAGATGGCGCTGCACGCAGGCGCCGATCTCGTGCTTGAACTGCCGGTTGCGTACGCGGTCCAACCGGCAGAGTGGTTTGCCTTCGGTGCGGTATCGCTGCTGCACCGCACCGGCATTGTGGACTCGCTCTGCTTTGGCAGCGAGTCCGGCGACCTGGACAGCCTGCAGCGCATTGCGCGCGTGCTGGCTGTGGAGCCCGCAGGGATGCGCGAGGACATCGTGCGCCGCCTGCGGGAAGGCGCCAGCTACCCCGCCGCGTACGCAGGCGCGGCGGCGGCGCTGGCGCCTGGCGGCGTCGATGCTCACGACGCCGCTGCACTGCTGGAGCAGCCCAACAATTCGCTTGGGCTGCACTACCTGATCGCGCTGCAACGACTTGGCAGCGCGATCCAGCCCTTTACGGCGGCGCGTACCGGTGCCGCGTATCATGAGACGACGCCCGGGCCGGGGGCGATCGCCAGTGCAACAGCTGTCCGCCGCCTGCTGATGGCGGACGGACCCGATGCCGCCGCGCCATACGTGCCGGCGGCAACCCTTGCCATTCTGCATCGCGAATGGCAGGAAGGGCGCGCTCCCATACACTGGGAGCGCTTTGCACAGCCTCTGTTGCACCTCGCGGCCACCCGACGTGCCTCCGAGCTGGAACGCATCGCCGAAGTCACGGAAGGCCTGGAACACCGGCTGAGCCGTGTACTCGCTCAGCTCCCGGAGCCTTCAGTCGAAGCACTCCTGAATGCACTAAAGACCAAACGATACACACGCACCAAACTCCAGCGTATGCTCGCCCACCTGCTCCTGAATCACACCAAAGCCGAGTGTTCACCAGAGCAATTGGCTGGCGGACCCGGATATCTCCGAGTCCTCGGATTTAATGCTCAAGGGCAGAGCCTGCTTAAACAAATGAAGAAGACCGCGTCACTGCCTGTTGTGCTGAAACCGTCGACGTTCACACACAATCAGTTGGAACTGGATATACAAGCTCAGGTTGCGTATGGGCTCGCTTGCGAGCATAGGGACACACGCAAGATGTTCAGTGACTACTATGAGTCGCCTGTGAGACTGTAA
- a CDS encoding SepM family pheromone-processing serine protease, with the protein MNRIRKSGGFRASIFVIVVALVVYVAVYMPTPYIIYMPGSADEVKPMVTVKGGDQEERGVFMMTTVSATYANVFLLGTSLFNKNAQVDKKEDRLRGKSEAEYSAEQVWFMSDSQSSAMEAAYEQADVTYSIVPEHIFVFGLSEDPKPEGDIAPGDIILGVNGTATPDNTVLSAQLKDKKVGDTVEMQLERGGETISRDVKLIQVKDSKTGETRPGLGVMIGAVQKVKAEDPNKQISFTDTQVGGPSAGLMFTLEIYNQLTPGDLTKGHRIAGTGTITKDGVVGAIGGVVHKIVAADRKEAEIFFVPKDNYKEAAAKAEQIGTKMKLVPVSTVDDALAYLKTLSVKS; encoded by the coding sequence ATGAATCGGATTCGGAAATCTGGCGGATTCAGAGCTTCGATCTTTGTGATCGTGGTGGCTCTGGTCGTTTATGTTGCCGTGTACATGCCAACGCCGTATATCATATATATGCCTGGCAGTGCAGATGAAGTAAAACCAATGGTAACCGTTAAGGGTGGAGACCAGGAAGAACGCGGTGTGTTTATGATGACGACCGTGTCGGCAACATATGCCAATGTGTTTTTGCTAGGAACCTCTCTGTTCAATAAAAATGCTCAAGTGGATAAAAAGGAAGACCGACTGCGCGGCAAAAGCGAAGCGGAATACTCTGCCGAACAGGTGTGGTTCATGAGTGACTCACAATCCTCCGCAATGGAGGCTGCATATGAGCAGGCTGATGTGACTTACTCTATTGTACCTGAACATATCTTTGTATTTGGACTGTCTGAAGATCCAAAACCGGAAGGAGACATTGCTCCGGGAGATATCATTCTGGGAGTGAACGGAACAGCTACGCCGGATAATACGGTGCTTTCTGCCCAGTTAAAAGATAAAAAGGTCGGAGATACGGTTGAAATGCAACTGGAACGTGGTGGAGAGACCATTAGCCGGGACGTGAAACTGATTCAGGTAAAAGACAGTAAAACGGGTGAAACCCGCCCGGGACTCGGAGTAATGATCGGTGCGGTTCAGAAGGTGAAAGCTGAAGATCCAAACAAACAGATATCCTTTACAGATACTCAGGTTGGTGGTCCGTCTGCCGGCTTGATGTTTACGTTGGAGATCTATAACCAGTTAACACCTGGAGATCTGACCAAGGGGCATCGAATTGCGGGTACAGGTACCATTACCAAGGACGGTGTGGTGGGTGCCATTGGTGGTGTAGTGCACAAGATTGTAGCCGCTGATCGGAAAGAAGCGGAGATATTCTTTGTGCCGAAGGATAACTATAAGGAAGCAGCAGCCAAGGCTGAACAGATTGGCACCAAAATGAAACTTGTGCCTGTGAGCACGGTGGATGATGCGCTGGCTTATTTGAAAACCTTGTCCGTGAAATCATAG
- a CDS encoding nucleoside recognition domain-containing protein has product MTLQSEVRDSGPLRTIILSTGALMLVIAVVASPKEAFDASIQGLDIWWKIIFPAMLPFLMLSQMLTAFGFTHAVGALLGPLMQRWFRLPGNAGLAIAVGMCGGFPAGADAVSRLFQDRQITAKQAVVLAAASHFANPMMIILVVGAAFLHQPAAGYFLLVVHWISGWIAAVLATRLLPAPGNQTNRVGSTAAQTDNNSLDSQPASHASSTSRSSAPHHSTFKRRGVWSDMMIAAREAQRRDGRGFGKLLGDTVSQAVQTLMMTGGYMIGFAVFIRLVSLYLTPGSSAALWPAFFELHLGTYHLSQTSLTPMLLMSLLAAVLGWGGLCSHLQVSAVLKTTSPGTKSMLYFAGVRLTHGLIAFFISLFLWMPFSRYSTEVWTTLQTNAEEELTTPFGWLFIHSPGNTYTINTIWSVFPVACMGLALLLIVMVSLSGLTFWFNRRFSR; this is encoded by the coding sequence ATGACATTACAGAGCGAGGTTAGAGATTCTGGCCCGTTACGAACGATAATCCTAAGTACCGGCGCTTTAATGTTGGTCATTGCAGTAGTTGCTTCCCCCAAAGAAGCGTTTGACGCCTCTATTCAAGGTCTGGATATATGGTGGAAAATCATCTTCCCTGCCATGCTCCCGTTCCTCATGTTATCCCAAATGCTCACTGCGTTTGGCTTCACCCACGCGGTCGGCGCCTTGCTCGGACCGTTGATGCAACGATGGTTCAGACTCCCAGGCAACGCAGGTCTGGCGATTGCCGTTGGCATGTGCGGCGGATTCCCCGCAGGAGCAGATGCGGTGTCCCGTTTATTTCAGGATAGACAAATTACCGCCAAGCAGGCGGTTGTCCTTGCGGCGGCATCTCATTTTGCCAATCCAATGATGATCATACTAGTCGTTGGCGCTGCTTTTCTTCACCAGCCAGCGGCCGGATATTTTCTACTCGTGGTCCACTGGATCAGCGGCTGGATTGCTGCCGTTCTTGCCACACGTCTCCTGCCAGCACCAGGTAACCAGACAAACAGGGTTGGCTCCACAGCCGCGCAAACAGATAACAACTCTCTTGATTCTCAGCCTGCAAGTCACGCAAGTTCCACAAGTCGCTCATCTGCACCCCACCACTCTACGTTCAAACGACGCGGTGTATGGTCCGATATGATGATTGCAGCGAGGGAAGCTCAACGTCGTGATGGAAGGGGATTTGGCAAACTGTTAGGTGACACCGTGTCTCAAGCTGTGCAGACCTTGATGATGACTGGAGGATACATGATCGGTTTTGCCGTGTTTATCCGGTTGGTCTCCCTTTATCTGACGCCCGGTTCCTCTGCTGCGCTGTGGCCAGCCTTCTTTGAGCTTCATCTGGGCACTTATCATTTGAGCCAAACTTCACTTACACCCATGCTGCTCATGTCTCTACTTGCAGCCGTTCTGGGATGGGGTGGTTTATGTTCCCATCTGCAAGTTTCTGCTGTCCTGAAAACAACTAGTCCGGGCACCAAATCGATGTTGTACTTTGCTGGAGTTCGCCTGACTCATGGATTAATCGCCTTTTTCATCAGTCTGTTCCTATGGATGCCGTTCAGTCGTTATAGCACAGAAGTCTGGACCACATTACAGACGAATGCAGAGGAGGAACTCACGACACCATTCGGTTGGCTATTCATACATAGTCCAGGTAACACATACACGATCAACACCATTTGGAGCGTCTTCCCTGTCGCATGCATGGGTCTTGCATTACTTCTTATAGTCATGGTTAGTCTATCCGGTCTTACCTTCTGGTTTAACCGCCGGTTTTCTCGCTGA
- the coaD gene encoding pantetheine-phosphate adenylyltransferase, whose product MIHRQERIAVYPGSFDPVTMGHLDIIARASKQFDRVIVAVLNNMSKNPLFTVEERKELITEVTRHLPNVEVDSFRDLTANYVRQKEAQVIVRGIRSVTDFEYELQLASTNSKLNPDAETIFMMTNPKYSYLSSSIVKEIAHYHGDVTDLVSPEVEAALRQKISEKTGG is encoded by the coding sequence ATGATACACCGACAGGAACGGATCGCCGTATATCCTGGAAGTTTTGATCCCGTAACGATGGGGCATCTGGATATTATCGCCAGAGCGTCAAAGCAATTTGATCGCGTCATTGTGGCTGTGTTGAACAATATGAGCAAAAATCCGCTGTTTACGGTGGAGGAACGCAAAGAACTGATTACGGAAGTAACCCGCCATCTGCCAAATGTGGAGGTTGACAGTTTCCGCGATCTGACAGCCAATTACGTCCGGCAAAAGGAAGCTCAGGTCATCGTTCGTGGTATACGCTCGGTAACTGATTTTGAATACGAGTTGCAATTGGCATCGACCAATAGCAAGTTGAACCCGGATGCGGAAACGATATTTATGATGACAAATCCCAAGTATTCCTATTTAAGTTCCAGCATCGTCAAAGAAATCGCTCATTATCATGGAGATGTTACAGATCTTGTCTCACCTGAAGTGGAAGCTGCGCTCCGTCAGAAAATCAGCGAGAAAACCGGCGGTTAA
- the rsmD gene encoding 16S rRNA (guanine(966)-N(2))-methyltransferase RsmD: protein MRVVSGSAKGRPLKAVPGTGTRPTTDKVKEALFSMVGPYFEGGTALDLFAGSGGLGIEALSRGMDKAVFVDLESKSIEVIRMNLKATKLEDQAAVYRNDAGRALKALAKRGTTFDLVFLDPPYRMKNGHELMLTMHELELLEPEATIVLEYESKHDYPEQFGPFEQTRKALYGETAVSIYYYAPEAVEDGESITPEGETPHD, encoded by the coding sequence GTGAGAGTGGTATCTGGGAGTGCAAAAGGCAGGCCGCTAAAGGCTGTTCCTGGCACGGGTACGCGGCCGACCACCGACAAGGTGAAGGAAGCGTTATTTAGCATGGTTGGTCCTTATTTTGAGGGCGGCACAGCATTGGATCTGTTTGCAGGCAGTGGAGGTCTCGGTATTGAGGCGCTGAGCCGCGGCATGGACAAGGCTGTTTTTGTTGATTTGGAATCGAAAAGTATTGAAGTTATCCGCATGAATCTGAAGGCGACCAAGCTTGAAGACCAGGCGGCCGTATATCGTAATGATGCAGGTCGGGCATTGAAGGCACTCGCCAAACGAGGCACAACGTTTGATCTGGTGTTTCTGGACCCGCCATATCGCATGAAGAACGGGCACGAGTTGATGTTAACCATGCACGAACTGGAACTTCTGGAACCCGAAGCAACCATCGTGCTTGAATATGAATCCAAACATGATTACCCTGAGCAATTCGGCCCGTTTGAACAAACGCGCAAGGCTTTGTATGGGGAGACAGCAGTATCCATCTATTATTATGCGCCAGAAGCAGTTGAAGATGGAGAATCCATTACACCGGAAGGGGAGACTCCTCATGACTGA
- a CDS encoding glycoside hydrolase family 2 TIM barrel-domain containing protein: MKATKADINWLGDVSVFEVNRLHAYSDHRYYQTMEEAVGSGAMSMRYDLNGTWKFNYAIRPDSRSEFFYTSDFSSEGWDDIEVPGHIQLQGYGQIQYVNTQYPWDGLNEIRPPALPQDKNPVGSYIRTFHLPTGWESNSVYISFQGVESAFYVWLNGQFVGYGEDSFTPSDFDLTPFLQDGENKLAVEVYQRSTGSWLEDQDFWRFSGIFRDVYLYTVPAAHVRDVHVRTDLDKSYTNGTLQLDLKLEGKAVAGARVEAELRDREGNTVKTFESKVNDGQVSLREDIGTVNLWSAEIPYLYRLYIRVYDAAGTLVEVVPQAVGFRTFEMIDKVMHINGKRIVFKGVNRHEFNPRRGRAVTKEDMLWDVRTIKQNNMNAVRTSHYPNQSLWYELCDEYGLYVIDEMNLETHGSWQKLGAVEPSWVIPGDKPEWHDIVMDRAVSMVERDKNHPSILIWSCGNESHGGEVIYKVSQYFKSADPTRLVHYEGVFHDRRFDETSDMESRMYAKPADIEEFLNANPTKPYISCEYMHAMGNSIGGMHKYTELEDKYPMYQGGFIWDYIDQSIYKKDRYGKEFLAYGGDFGDRPSDYSFCGNGIVHADRKVTAKMQEVKFLYQNIKLFPDREGVKIVNGNLFADTSALELVYSLEREGHEVLRGTLEVNVDAQSETVVKLPLGAEALVGGEYAVNTAFVLKEATLWADKGEEVAFGQFIFTQDQVNDAAETDLNLVSDVQVIEGDVNIGVRAGKTHALFSKQFGTLVSLKLSGRETIAVPPAPLFWRAMTDNDKGMAMGFELGAWYAASLMPRSVEWKAEQKPDQYRIEFTYKLNISEDVQVKVVYTVHADGSVRVHNTYKGTAGLPNLPIHALSFRTSPDFENVEWLAMGPEENYADRAFGARLGIHGSKVADTVAPYLVPQESGNRTGVRWAKLTDNAGRGFKIEASGTPVELNVSPYTAFELENAQHAYELPPVHYTVVTVAGKQMGVGGDDSWGAPVHPEYLIPSDGELTFEFVIRAL; encoded by the coding sequence ATGAAAGCAACAAAGGCAGATATCAACTGGTTGGGGGACGTAAGTGTATTTGAGGTGAACCGTCTGCATGCTTATTCCGATCACCGTTATTACCAAACAATGGAAGAGGCAGTAGGTTCAGGCGCGATGTCCATGCGTTATGATCTGAATGGTACGTGGAAATTTAACTATGCAATTCGTCCAGACAGCCGTTCTGAGTTTTTCTATACATCCGATTTTTCCAGTGAAGGCTGGGATGATATTGAAGTTCCGGGGCATATCCAACTTCAAGGATACGGACAGATTCAATATGTAAATACACAATATCCTTGGGATGGCCTGAACGAAATTCGTCCGCCAGCATTACCACAGGATAAAAATCCGGTTGGAAGTTACATTCGCACATTCCACCTGCCGACAGGTTGGGAGTCGAATTCGGTATATATTTCTTTCCAAGGTGTAGAGTCTGCATTTTATGTATGGCTTAACGGACAATTCGTAGGATACGGGGAAGACAGCTTCACGCCATCTGATTTTGACCTGACGCCATTCCTTCAGGATGGAGAGAACAAACTCGCAGTTGAGGTGTATCAACGCAGCACAGGCAGCTGGCTGGAAGATCAGGATTTCTGGCGTTTCTCCGGCATTTTCAGAGATGTATATCTGTATACCGTCCCAGCTGCACACGTACGTGATGTTCATGTTCGCACAGATCTGGACAAGTCCTATACCAACGGTACATTGCAACTAGATTTGAAACTGGAAGGAAAAGCGGTTGCTGGAGCGCGAGTTGAGGCTGAACTTCGTGATCGTGAAGGCAATACTGTTAAAACGTTTGAGTCCAAAGTTAACGATGGACAAGTAAGTCTTCGTGAAGATATCGGCACAGTAAACCTGTGGAGCGCAGAGATTCCATACTTGTACCGTCTCTATATTCGTGTATATGATGCTGCGGGTACACTGGTTGAGGTAGTTCCTCAAGCCGTTGGTTTCCGTACATTTGAAATGATTGATAAAGTGATGCACATCAACGGTAAACGTATTGTATTCAAAGGTGTGAATCGCCATGAGTTCAACCCGCGTCGTGGACGTGCGGTTACGAAGGAAGACATGCTGTGGGATGTTCGTACGATCAAACAGAACAACATGAATGCCGTACGTACGTCACACTATCCAAACCAAAGTCTTTGGTATGAGTTGTGTGATGAATACGGACTTTATGTTATTGACGAGATGAACCTGGAGACACACGGATCTTGGCAGAAGCTTGGCGCCGTTGAGCCTTCATGGGTTATTCCAGGTGACAAACCGGAATGGCATGATATCGTTATGGATCGCGCTGTATCCATGGTGGAGCGTGACAAAAACCATCCGTCCATTCTGATCTGGTCTTGTGGTAATGAATCACACGGTGGTGAAGTCATCTACAAAGTATCCCAATACTTCAAATCAGCTGATCCAACACGTCTGGTACATTACGAAGGTGTATTCCATGATCGCCGTTTCGATGAGACCAGTGATATGGAGTCTCGCATGTATGCCAAACCGGCAGACATTGAGGAATTCCTGAATGCAAACCCGACCAAGCCGTATATCAGCTGTGAGTACATGCATGCCATGGGTAACTCCATTGGCGGTATGCACAAATATACGGAGTTGGAAGACAAATATCCGATGTATCAAGGTGGATTCATCTGGGATTACATCGACCAATCCATTTATAAAAAAGATCGTTACGGCAAAGAGTTCCTCGCTTATGGCGGAGATTTTGGTGATCGTCCATCAGACTATTCGTTCTGTGGTAATGGTATCGTCCATGCTGACCGTAAAGTAACTGCGAAAATGCAGGAGGTTAAATTCCTTTACCAGAACATCAAGCTGTTCCCGGATCGTGAAGGTGTCAAAATCGTGAACGGTAATCTGTTCGCAGATACATCTGCGCTGGAACTGGTATACAGCCTGGAGCGCGAGGGACATGAAGTGCTGCGTGGAACATTGGAAGTGAACGTGGATGCACAAAGCGAGACGGTAGTGAAACTTCCGCTTGGTGCAGAAGCTCTGGTGGGCGGCGAGTACGCTGTGAACACTGCATTTGTGTTAAAAGAAGCTACACTGTGGGCTGACAAAGGCGAAGAAGTGGCATTTGGACAGTTTATTTTCACACAGGATCAGGTAAATGATGCAGCCGAGACGGACCTGAACCTTGTAAGTGATGTACAGGTTATTGAAGGTGACGTTAACATCGGTGTTCGTGCTGGCAAGACACATGCGCTGTTCTCCAAACAGTTCGGGACACTGGTTTCCCTGAAATTGTCCGGTCGTGAGACGATTGCTGTACCACCTGCACCGCTCTTCTGGCGTGCAATGACGGATAATGACAAAGGTATGGCGATGGGCTTCGAACTGGGCGCCTGGTATGCAGCGAGCCTGATGCCACGTTCTGTAGAGTGGAAAGCGGAACAGAAACCGGATCAATACCGGATTGAGTTCACTTACAAACTCAACATTTCGGAGGATGTACAAGTGAAAGTGGTATATACCGTTCATGCAGATGGAAGCGTACGTGTGCATAATACGTACAAAGGTACAGCCGGATTGCCGAACCTGCCAATCCATGCATTGTCCTTCAGAACATCACCTGACTTCGAAAACGTGGAATGGCTCGCGATGGGACCAGAAGAAAACTATGCAGACCGCGCATTTGGCGCACGTCTCGGTATCCACGGCAGCAAGGTAGCTGATACTGTAGCTCCATATCTGGTACCACAGGAATCAGGTAACCGCACTGGGGTGCGTTGGGCGAAATTGACTGACAACGCGGGACGTGGCTTTAAAATTGAAGCTTCTGGAACTCCAGTCGAGCTGAATGTCTCACCATATACAGCATTTGAGCTGGAGAACGCACAGCATGCGTACGAATTACCTCCTGTGCACTATACGGTCGTGACTGTAGCGGGTAAACAAATGGGTGTTGGCGGTGACGACAGCTGGGGTGCTCCAGTTCATCCGGAATACTTGATCCCTTCGGACGGCGAACTGACATTTGAATTTGTCATTCGTGCACTGTAA
- a CDS encoding carbohydrate ABC transporter permease encodes MAKAKAKRIFTYVFLSIVAFVSIFPFFWMLVSSTNASVDVTKGRLLPGSAFIDNFNKLIDSTNLVQALGNSAIISVVSTLLALFIGSMAGYGFEVYRTKSRDIVFNILLLSMMIPFAAIMVPLYRMFATISGVAPVIGINTMSAVILPTIATAFLIFFFRQNTKMFPKDLLEAGRIDGLSELGIFLKIYMPTMKTTYAAAAIITFMSSWNNYLWPLIVLQTPDQQTIPLLISNLGAGYSPDYGVIMTAIVIATLPTAIVFFIMQKHFVAGMVGSVK; translated from the coding sequence ATGGCTAAAGCTAAAGCAAAACGGATTTTCACGTATGTGTTCCTATCCATCGTCGCCTTTGTATCCATTTTCCCTTTCTTCTGGATGCTGGTCAGTTCAACAAATGCATCTGTCGATGTAACCAAGGGTAGACTGCTGCCCGGTTCAGCTTTTATTGATAACTTCAACAAACTGATTGATTCGACAAATCTGGTACAGGCTCTCGGAAACTCGGCGATTATCTCTGTGGTCTCCACTCTCTTGGCACTGTTTATTGGTTCCATGGCAGGTTATGGCTTCGAGGTATATCGCACGAAGTCTCGTGACATTGTGTTTAATATCCTGTTGTTATCCATGATGATCCCGTTTGCAGCGATTATGGTACCACTGTATCGTATGTTTGCAACAATCTCGGGAGTTGCACCGGTTATCGGTATTAACACGATGTCAGCAGTTATCTTGCCAACCATCGCAACAGCGTTCCTGATCTTTTTCTTCCGTCAGAACACCAAAATGTTTCCGAAAGATTTGCTGGAAGCTGGACGTATTGATGGTTTGAGTGAACTCGGCATCTTCTTGAAGATCTATATGCCAACCATGAAAACAACATATGCAGCGGCAGCAATCATTACATTCATGAGTAGCTGGAACAACTATCTGTGGCCACTCATTGTATTGCAAACACCTGACCAACAAACGATTCCACTGTTGATCTCAAATCTGGGTGCTGGTTATTCTCCGGATTACGGAGTAATCATGACCGCAATCGTTATTGCAACACTGCCTACAGCAATCGTTTTCTTCATCATGCAGAAACATTTTGTTGCAGGTATGGTAGGTTCCGTGAAGTAA
- a CDS encoding carbohydrate ABC transporter permease: MNTGDSLQKKNNLTGWAFVLLAVVGIVAFYFYPMIQALLLSFKSGVGANLEFSGLSNYKRLLVDTTFRTALSNTFIYLIIQVPVMIILGLFISVLLNDSTLRFRSFFRTAIFLPCVTSLVAYSVVFKYLFAPDGMVNQFLMGLHIIGDPIQWITDPFWAKITIIIAVTWRWTGYNMIFYLSSLQNIDQSIYEAARIDGANAFTQFFKITVPLLKPIILFTSITSTIGTLQIFDEIMNITKGGPGNATMSISQYIYNLSFKYSPDFGYAATVSYSIVILIIVLSIIQFKVAGDNKNG, translated from the coding sequence ATGAATACAGGAGACAGTCTCCAAAAGAAAAATAATTTGACTGGATGGGCTTTTGTTTTGCTGGCTGTTGTCGGGATTGTTGCATTTTACTTCTACCCGATGATCCAAGCGCTGCTCTTATCGTTCAAATCTGGTGTAGGAGCCAATCTTGAATTTTCGGGCCTTTCTAACTACAAAAGATTGTTAGTTGATACAACGTTCCGTACAGCATTATCGAATACATTTATCTACTTGATTATTCAAGTGCCTGTAATGATTATTCTTGGTTTGTTTATTTCCGTATTGCTGAATGACAGCACACTACGCTTCCGGAGCTTCTTCCGTACTGCGATTTTCTTGCCTTGTGTAACTTCATTGGTAGCGTACTCTGTTGTATTCAAATATTTGTTCGCACCAGATGGAATGGTGAATCAATTCTTGATGGGCTTGCACATTATTGGCGATCCAATTCAATGGATCACAGACCCGTTCTGGGCTAAAATTACGATCATAATCGCCGTTACTTGGCGTTGGACCGGATATAACATGATTTTCTATCTGTCATCCCTGCAAAACATCGATCAATCGATCTATGAAGCTGCAAGAATTGACGGAGCGAATGCTTTTACACAATTCTTCAAAATCACTGTACCTTTGCTTAAACCGATTATCCTCTTCACGTCCATCACATCAACGATTGGTACATTGCAAATCTTCGATGAGATCATGAATATTACCAAAGGTGGTCCAGGTAATGCGACCATGTCGATTTCACAATACATCTACAACCTTTCGTTCAAATATTCACCGGACTTCGGTTATGCAGCAACAGTGTCATATTCCATCGTAATCTTGATTATTGTATTGTCCATCATCCAGTTTAAAGTGGCAGGTGATAATAAAAATGGCTAA